The following proteins come from a genomic window of Aspergillus luchuensis IFO 4308 DNA, chromosome 3, nearly complete sequence:
- a CDS encoding dienelactone hydrolase family protein (COG:Q;~EggNog:ENOG410PG4C;~InterPro:IPR002925,IPR029058;~PFAM:PF01738;~antiSMASH:Cluster_3.10;~go_function: GO:0016787 - hydrolase activity [Evidence IEA]) has translation MYISPAIVLTYVSYPPDKSTHNAILFLSDIFGPKLVNSQLIADQFAANGYFVVMPDLFHGDPVPVEREGNFDVMAWLKNHLPPVTDPIIDRTLRYMRQELGCQRIGGVGYCYGGKYVARYLKPGLLDVGYMAHPTHVEVDELKGIQGPLSISAASSDYLFPTEKRRETEDILSELGHPYEITVYSHVEHGYSVRCNMDIKQQRVAKEKSFAQAAGWFDAYLKK, from the exons TGTCTTACCCTCCCGACAAATCAACTCACAATGCCATCCTATTTCTCTCCGACATCTTCGGTCCCAAACTGGTCAATTCCCAGTTGATTGCCGACCAATTTGCCGCAAATGGCTACTTTGTGGTCATGCCGGATCTCTTCCATGGCGATCCGGTCCCCGTCGAGCGCGAGGGAAACTTCGACGTCATGGCCTGGCTGAAGAACCACCTCCCGCCAGTGACAGACCCCATCATCGACAGAACCCTTCGCTACATGCGTCAGGAACTCGGCTGCCAGCGCattggaggggttgggtaCTGCTATGGGGGCAAGTATGTCGCTCGTTACCTCAAGCCCGGGCTGTTGGACGTAGGCTATATGGCCCATCCCACCCATGTAGAGGTGGATGAGTTGAAAGGTATTCAGGGGCCACTGAGCATTTCTGCCGCGT CGTCGGATTACCTCTTCCCCACCGAGAAACGTCGCGAGACCGAGGACATCTTGTCCGAGCTTGGCCATCCTTACGAGATAACAGTATACTCGCATGTCGAGCATGGATACTCTGTTCGCTGCAACATGGACATTAAGCAGCAGAGAgtggccaaggagaagagTTTCGCCCAGGCAGCTGGTTGGTTTGATGCTTATTTAAAGAAGTGA
- a CDS encoding uncharacterized protein (COG:U;~EggNog:ENOG410PW0W;~InterPro:IPR011042,IPR011659;~PFAM:PF07676;~antiSMASH:Cluster_3.10) produces MARSDEQPSPLAARGTTVAGKKGAMLMNRIAPGISELYVANADGSNPRRLLGNESTFDYHAQWSPDGEWIVFTSERAGDGQSDLYRVRPDGTDLQPIATSPAVEDAGAISPNGSLVAFAGTLGNYKSNIWIQNLETGALWNVTNSSEVAGDYTLPDGHFRPAWSPDGEWLVFTSDRNTPWRGHNNISGWEHTQELSIYAIRPDGTGFRRVSNRTGYCQGSPKFSPDGSRIVFYELPMELTYYARVAESAFYDVNTAIVSVDFATGSDRQEHASGDSGGIKLFPQYVDNQTIGYLVKSLLTNATYPGSINYTAAQPEGSVSAAYRNASLVGYHRSPAWSPDGRHMVYEHVEWDPVRPVNKPLYSWSKDWEYRFTDVFPQMSAQGKVVYTSQQTVNSSLVTMNADGTGLNDIFDGSRFPVRVNSSNTNGTFQGSWRGDGEVLAVGLGDWFEYRYANPGWVYLVAANGSWARSMTNGSTNAGFPTISPDGRWLVWREFAYSASEDPIPLGLRRMDLTTGEVVALSSSWDNTPMFAPDGSNRIVFTRRTSWPIFGPLDDNYDVMTMAVDGSGVKQLTTLACNDAHAVWTHEGKIAWATGMFGFQDEATIYDNNQQPYPFIMQMEADGSNWTVLTQSRWEDTMPLYIPNDLLASA; encoded by the coding sequence ATGGCGCGCTCGGATGAGCAGCCCTCACCCCTGGCAGCCCGTGGCACGACTGTTgccgggaagaagggggcgaTGCTGATGAATCGCATTGCACCGGGCATCTCGGAGCTTTATGTCGCCAATGCGGATGGCTCTAATCCCCGACGACTGCTGGGCAATGAGAGTACCTTTGACTACCATGCGCAGTGGTCTCCAGACGGCGAATGGATCGTCTTCACCAGCGAGCGTGCCGGAGATGGTCAGTCGGATCTGTACCGTGTCCGTCCCGATGGTACCGACTTGCAGCCCATTGCCACAAGCCCTGCCGTGGAGGATGCCGGAGCCATCTCTCCCAATGGTAGTCTGGTGGCCTTTGCTGGCACCCTCGGCAACTACAAGAGTAACATCTGGATCCAGAATCTGGAGACTGGTGCATTGTGGAATGTCACCAACTCCAGCGAGGTCGCAGGTGATTACACCCTCCCCGATGGCCACTTCCGACCTGCATGGTCGCCTGATGGCGAGTGGCTGGTCTTCACCTCGGATCGCAACACTCCGTGGCGCGGGCATAACAACATCAGCGGCTGGGAGCACACGCAGGAACTGTCCATCTACGCCATCCGTCCGGACGGCACCGGCTTCCGTCGAGTGTCCAACCGCACAGGTTACTGTCAGGGCTCGCCGAAATTCTCGCCCGATGGCAGCCGCATTGTCTTCTATGAACTCCCCATGGAGCTGACCTACTATGCGCGTGTGGCCGAATCCGCCTTCTACGATGTCAACACTGCCATCGTGTCCGTTGACTTTGCTACAGGAAGTGATCGGCAGGAGCATGCGTCGGGAGATTCCGGCGGCATCAAACTGTTCCCTCAGTATGTGGACAACCAGACCATCGGTTACCTGGTCAAGAGCCTGCTCACCAATGCCACTTACCCGGGCTCGATCAACTACACGGCCGCGCAGCCCGAAGGTAGCGTGAGTGCCGCCTACCGCAACGCCTCGCTGGTGGGCTATCATCGCTCGCCCGCTTGGTCCCCCGATGGCCGCCATATGGTCTACGAGCACGTTGAGTGGGACCCTGTCCGGCCCGTAAACAAGCCGCTGTACAGCTGGAGCAAGGACTGGGAGTACCGCTTCACCGACGTGTTCCCGCAAATGTCCGCACAGGGCAAGGTGGTCTACACCTCACAGCAGACGGTGAACTCCTCGCTAGTGACAATGAACGCCGACGGCACCGGCTTGAATGACATCTTCGATGGCTCTCGCTTTCCCGTCCGCGTCAACAGCTCCAACACCAACGGCACCTTCCAGGGCTCGTGGCGCGGCGATGGCGAAGTCCTGGCCGTCGGCCTGGGTGACTGGTTCGAGTATCGCTATGCCAACCCAGGCTGGGTGTACCTGGTGGCCGCCAACGGCTCGTGGGCGCGATCAATGACCAACGGTAGCACCAACGCTGGCTTCCCCACCATCTCGCCCGATGGCCGCTGGCTGGTCTGGCGTGAGTTTGCCTACAGCGCTAGTGAGGATCCCATCCCACTGGGTCTACGCCGCATGGATTTGACGACGGGTGAAGTGGTGGCTCTCAGCTCTTCCTGGGATAACACTCCCATGTTCGCCCCCGACGGCTCCAACCGTATTGTCTTCACTCGTCGCACCAGCTGGCCCATCTTTGGACCGTTGGATGACAACTACGATGTCATGACCATGGCCGTTGACGGCAGTGGTGTGAAGCAGCTGACAACGTTGGCGTGCAACGATGCTCACGCCGTCTGGACCCACGAGGGCAAGATTGCCTGGGCGACGGGCATGTTTGGCTTCCAGGATGAAGCGACCATCTACGACAACAATCAGCAACCGTACCCTTTCATCATGCAGATGGAGGCGGATGGGTCGAATTGGACGGTGCTGACACAGAGTCGATGGGAGGACACTATGCCCTTGTATATCCCGAACGATCTTTTGGCGTCAGCCTAA